ATATCATTTATCTACTAATTACTtaccaaaattattataccatGTTAACATGATACTGTTTACCAATCCTTATAACCTTCTACATCCCCCTATCTGTTGCCTATTATcttatataacatttaaGCCTGAATTGAGTTATCGTTATTACCCCAAAGTACGACGATTTACATTGTATTAAACTGGAGCTTGATTTATggaattaaaaaaattttcattggaCGCATCTCTCTAGTCCAAAGTAGGCTAAACAACGCTAATTGATCATTTATTGTACTATTTGTCTGACAAATAAACTAATCAGGACAAAATGTGTAATGGGGGTATATACTGATTTGTCTGACGATTCCATGTCATATAGAATGAAATTTCACCCATAATCATTTGCAATGATAAGTATACATGCCCCCACGTTTAACGCATCGATTCTGATAGTCGTTAGTTGATTGGGAATGTCAGAGATCAATCTGCTGCATATTATTGCACATATGTTTAatgcatatatattgatCCGATAACACCTTCATCTGATCTAACTTATACTTATACTGATACCACCCCTTATATTCTTATACTTATTTATTAGGATTAACTACCGATACATACAATGatatttcatattcatTTGACGACTGTtacattcaaatttattaatgaattaatacTTCATCCACTCAAAAAAGTTGActacattatttatgattGTGCTTGTGATTCAGGAATGCGAAAGCCAAGTGTTTTATCACAAGATGAAGGGAGACTACTACCGTTATATTAGCGAGTTCTCTAGCGACCAGGGGAGACAGGAAGCTTCCGCCTTTTCCAAGGAATCATACCAAAAGGCAACTGAAATTGCGGAATCCCAACTTAAACCCACCCATCCCATTAGGCTTGGATTGGCTCTCAACTATTCGGGTACGCTGATGTTTTCATTTAGTGTTTTTCTACGAGATTTTGAACAAACCACATCAAGCTTGTGAGATGGCCAAGAGAGCCTTCGACGATGCCATTACTGAATTTGATTCGGTTTCTGAGGATAGTTACAAAGATTCGACTTTAATCATGCAGCTGTTGCGTGATAACTTGACTCTCTGGGCTTCTGACATCCAGGGGGATGCGCAAGGTACACGTCCACTTTAACTTTATTAGAAAATAACACGAGGGGTCTACCAATTACTCATTGTTTCTATGACAATTGATTCAAACATACAATCTATAATgctatataaatattttgtgacattcttgtgttatttttatcattatgCATTTTTGACATAGATAACAAAGGAGACGAGACCGCAGCTTGATTTCATTACTCATTGCCACCACTTTCAACCACAATTTCAACTTTACATCTAATTTTATGTGACCATTCATTATTAGTGCccttttaaatttaaaatatcttcaCTTGCCATGTGTTGCGTCGTGATGTAGTGCTAATCAGTATGGTAAAGAGCGAAGTGCTTTGCGAAGAATCCACCTTCCTTGACTACCCTTTGTCGAACCGTTCAGAAGTAATATTTCTTTAACATAGGTTTCGCTATCCTCCCTAATTTTTGTGTTCAATGAGTTGGTTCAGTACTGTCTAACCACATGCACATCGGGGGTACAAGTTGAGCAAAGGTAATTCTAgcattttatatttaaagcatatattatttgtggCATATTTTGTTACCAATGACTGCTACATAGTAAtgaatattaattattacaccTCCTGAGTGATTGATGGGGATGATGGTATGATGCCATTTTATTATGATTAATCGACATATCTCGTATAGTTCTTGAActttttttgtataatatcaCCAATACAGATTGCACGACATAGGACTATCACTAGGGCCCAAGGTCCTGGAGCTCGTATCCATCAAGGAAAGGATATACAAACATGAGACAAAAGTTGTATCCATGCTGACTTTCATAGCCACAACAGTTTGGAAATACCTATTTAACCATCATGCAGAACTGCTTAAAAGCCAAGACCACCAGGACGAGTGTAAGTTAATGGTCACTCAGATATGATCAGCGACAAAAGGATGATCATATCACTTTATGTCTCAATGGGAAAGGTAACTAACTGTACCTAGAATAAGTATATGTTGTTTGTTGTGTATAATGGTACAAGTAAAACGACATGGATTTGTGTATTGGTGTTATTGGTCCTATTGTAGAttgattgtttaatatGGGAAGGTCCCATGTTTTTATAGTAATACGTTGGAAAATTGCGTAAAACACTAGTTTATCTCATACTAATATAATGCATGACGTAGGATCGCCATCAACCAGTACTGGCAGCATATGTAGCTGGAATGGTAGAAGGGATGCTCTGTGGTGTGTATATGGTATGTAGATCTTAATGTAGGGAGCGCAGGTGAGCGCCCAT
The DNA window shown above is from Babesia microti strain RI chromosome III, complete genome and carries:
- a CDS encoding Trafficking protein particle complex subunit 5 (overlaps_old_locusTagID:BBM_III00415), with translation MVKSEVLCEESTFLDYPLSNRSEVSLSSLIFVFNELVQYCLTTCTSGVQVEQRLHDIGLSLGPKVLELVSIKERIYKHETKVVSMLTFIATTVWKYLFNHHAELLKSQDHQDEYMISDKRMIISLYVSMGKDRHQPVLAAYVAGMVEGMLCGVYMGAQVSAHVVAQEDGCYVMTLLISLKDEKETNAS
- a CDS encoding tyrosine 3-monooxygenase/tryptophan 5-monooxygenase activation (overlaps_old_locusTagID:BBM_III00410) translates to MNGDDLSQQRSEFIYKAKLAEQAERYDEMAEAMIGLVDSCIKDSKDELTVEERNLLSVAYKNAVGSRRASWRIVNSVEQKETSKGNMAHKALAEAYRSKIEIELNEICQSILKLLTDKLIPNTTECESQVFYHKMKGDYYRYISEFSSDQGRQEASAFSKESYQKATEIAESQLKPTHPIRLGLALNYSVFFYEILNKPHQACEMAKRAFDDAITEFDSVSEDSYKDSTLIMQLLRDNLTLWASDIQGDAQDNKGDETAA